One part of the Esox lucius isolate fEsoLuc1 chromosome 10, fEsoLuc1.pri, whole genome shotgun sequence genome encodes these proteins:
- the LOC105027901 gene encoding claspin isoform X2 → MSLMVVSQQGVDFPSEVPVAESDSDSGMGSPIESMQMASEMISNTVDLQDSDDDDITVHRRSRGHKALRDSDSEEEARAGPENGVEMADPLVLSASSGDEMKTAEEGDKSRSKRSRIAPINSDESAPEEEDKPVRKELKQKREKSQRHREKKEKRSKAVERLKKRERPEEEIPRPLNDSGCLLGDNDLYDAGLDEEEEEEEEESLDAIRAAVKQKAKKHKEPLFDDEEEESGPKHRPQERKAARASKEAMKQLHSESQRLVRESSCGLPYHMPEPKSIDQFFRRRARPEGPAMALLKSAKYEDLIKEAPPPPNPPKEPQSSQLLSLTQPTATSSPHRENHSRAEETSLTQETDDHEAPLPALATIMQGAKMVDSAEVLPQDLPGDGRLEQHQAEVSDMQAPEKESTDGDAALPQPATASVEAVLLPLYKPKKDRLARLRELGVEPPPVHKLCMDEGSFDLEPPQLNPGVEALKERFLRHVQPVARPRGERTVQLSVVRKDSNEELRQETVTTTIKEGEEEAAHTAPGEKLTSLKSRLQLAMAVKRQEERERKAALHRLDNEDCGEEDEEEEEMTESEGEEGVDELLGGGDADGEDEGDEDEGGSVVQRDVRSPSPLRLKGPSPPPDLLHTDGTLMLFANSSCSRTGDGVKRTGPGGRESYSKMEEDDSLSLAKDNSSLELQASMLPSYQPVNRNSAGGRGLSARAFRSPSPCFFRPSFLGSASRSSGKLSEPSLSLPVEDSQDLYAPPSPVESPDPLGASSQGRFSLEDDTHSQLLDADGFLNVGPRAGPPRSHKRQLLLDSLDENAMDANMGELLGLCSGGFGKAGGAGASQEDELLGLCSGAFPSSQKRGEESVRGLIGTTQEDELLGLCSGVFPVTQAEKDGAEGRKREEEKMELEMDRDSDMDQLLGLCSGKFTTQGLSQVNTSCSPHLSAAEDSKKLDEEEEEEKEEEDCEFRLLSDVESHSEQEDDDDEEDGEKDKENEVEDEEREAVFAPRQGKKKLRMAEFVDSEAELSGSDVGSEDEDDCGEDEYEEEELLDELPSDEELQDQVNKIHMKHVLDDDKRRLRLYQERYLADGDLHSDGPGRARRFRWKNIDDNFDMNGLGVEGEEEEEEEELDQAELQRRKERLEREQWLREQSETKAKKGEDLEMDEEKIGEEDSQFMKLAKKLTAKKLQKKELHVAPQQETRGPSQNPFQRPSQPNMVKRGSLLSQPRSVLQKLACISEGNPLAPRNTRGFVFQSLSPEKEASTTEAPKKQIKKRGQVEVLAPAAKRPCRENGATAAKGPQRSIFRYLEN, encoded by the exons ATGAGTCTGATGGTGGTATCTCAACAG GGAGTGGATTTCCCTTCAGAGGTGCCAGTAGCTGAGAGTGATTCAGACAGCGGGATGGGTTCCCCAATAGAGAGCATGCAGATGGCTTCGGAGATGATTTCCAACACTGTTGACCTACAAG ATTCAGATGATGACGACATCACAGTGCACCGTCGTTCCCGTGGTCACAAGGCCCTGAGGGACAGTGATAGTGAGGAAGAGGCGAGGGCTGGGCCGGAGAATGGCGTTGAGATGGCAGATCCTCTGGTCCTATCAGCGTCCAGTGGCGATGAGATGAAGACTGCAGAGGAAGGGGACAAATCACGGAGCAAGAGGTCCCGGATAGCCCCTATCAACAGTGATGAGAGCGCcccagaggaggaggacaagCCTGTAAGGAAGGAGTTGAAGCAGAAGAGGGAAAAGAGCCAGCGacacagagagaagaaagagaagcGCAGCAAGGCTGTGGAACGCctgaagaagagggagagacctGAGGAG GAGATCCCCCGCCCACTGAATGACAGTGGTTGTCTCCTTGGCGACAATGACCTGTATGATGCTGGtttggatgaggaggaggaggaggaggaggaagagtctCTGGATGCCATCAGAGCAGCAGTCAAGCAGAAAGCCAAAAAGCACAAG GAGCCTTTATttgatgatgaagaggaagagtcTGGACCAAAACACCGCCCCCAGGAGAGGAAGGCTGCTCGAGCCAGCAAGGAGGCCATGAAACAACTGCACAGCGAGAGCCAGAGGCTGGTCCGGG AGTCCTCATGTGGCCTGCCCTACCATATGCCTGAGCCCAAGAGCATCGACCAGTTCTTCAGAAGGAGAGCCCGACCCGAAGGACCTGCTATGGCATTACTGAA GTCTGCAAAGTATGAGGATTTGATAAAAGAGGCACCACCTCCCCCCAACCCTCCCAAAGAGCCCCAATCCTCCCAGCTCCTGTCACTCACCCAGCCCACGGCCACGTCCTCCCCGCACCGGGAGAACCACAGCAGGGCAGAGGAGACCTCCCTCACTCAGGAGACTGACGACCATGAAGCCCCACTACCAGCGCTCGCCACCATCATGCAGGGGGCCAAGATGGTGGATAGTGCTGAGGTTCTGCCACAGGACTTGCCAGGTGATGGACGTCTAGAGCAGCACCAGGCGGAGGTCTCGGACATGCAAGCCCCGGAGAAGGAGTCCACGGATGGGGACGCAGCTCTACCCCAACCCGCCACAGCCAGTGTGGAGGCCGTACTGCTGCCACTCTACAAACCCAAGAAGGACCGGCTGGCAAGACTACGGGAGCTTGGGGTGGAGCCTCCGCCTGTCCACAAACTGTGTATGGATGAAGGCTCCTTCGACCTGGAACCTCCTCAGCTCAACCCAG GCGTTGAGGCGTTGAAGGAACGTTTCCTCCGGCATGTCCAGCCCGTGGCCCGGCCCCGAGGGGAACGCACTGTGCAGCTCAGCGTCGTCCGGAAAGACAGCAACGAGGAGCTCCGCCAGGAGActgtcaccaccaccatcaaggagggggaggaggaggccGCGCACACTGCACCTG GAGAGAAGCTGACCAGCCTCAAGTCCCGTCTGCAGCTGGCCATGGCCGTAAAGAGACAGGAGGAGCGGGAGCGCAAGGCCGCCCTCCACCGCCTCGACAACGAGGACTGTGgcgaggaagatgaggaggaagaggaaatgACCGAGTCCGAGGGGGAGGAG GGTGTGGATGAACTGCTCGGGGGTGGTGATGCCGATGGCGAGGATGAGGGGGATGAGGATGAGGGAGGCAGCGTGGTCCAGAGAGACGTTAGGAGCCCCTCCCCGTTAAGGTTAAAGGGTCCCTCCCCGCCCCCTGACCTGCTCCACACAGACGGAACCCTCATGCTGTTTGCCAACAGCTCCTGTTCGCGCACCGG AGATGGTGTGAAGAGGACCGGGCCTGGCGGTCGAGAAAGCTACTCTAAAATGG AGGAGGACGACTCTCTATCTCTGGCCAAGGACAACAGTAGTTTGGAGCTGCAGGCCTCCATGCTGCCATCCTACCAGCCCGTCAACCGCAACAGCGCGGGGGGGCGGGGCCTGTCGGCAAGGGCCTTCCGCTCGCCCTCACCCTGCTTCTTCAGGCCCAGCTTCCTGGGTTCCGCCTCCAGG AGCTCAGGGAAGCTGTCTgaaccctccctctccctgcctgtcgAGGACTCCCAGGACCTGTACGCTCCCCCCTCGCCCGTCGAGTCGCCTGACCCCCTGGGGGCCTCCTCCCAGGGCCGCTTCTCCCTGGAGGATGACACGCACTCCCAGCTCCTGGACGCCGACGGCTTCCTCAACGTTGGGCCCCGGGCCGGCCCCCCGCGCTCCCACAAACGACAGCTCCTGCTGGACAGCTTGGACGAGAACGCCATGGACGCCAACATGGGGGAGCTGCTGGGGCTGTGCTCCGGAGGTTTCGGGAAGGCCGGTGGAGCCGGGGCCTCGCAGGAGGATGAATTGCTAGGGCTGTGTTCGGGGGCGTTTCCCTCTAGTcaaaagagaggggaggagagcgTGCGAGGGTTGATAGGGACGACACAAGAAGACGAGCTCCTGGGGCTGTGTTCCGGAGTGTTCCCCGTCACCCAGGCTGAGAAGGATGGAgcggaggggaggaagagggaagaggagaagatGGAGCTGgaaatggacagggacagtgatATGGATCAGCTGCTCGGCCTTTGCTCTGGGAAGTTCACTACTCAAG GCCTCTCCCAGGTCAACACAAGCTGCTCTCCTCACCTTTCAGCTGCTGAGGACAG TAAGAAGctggatgaagaggaggaggaggagaaagaagaggaggatTGTGAGTTTCGACTTCTGTCAGATGTGGAGAGTCATAGTGAGCAG GAGGACGATGATGACGAAGAGGAtggagaaaaagacaaagagaatgAGGTGGAGGACGAGGAGAGGGAGGCTGTGTTTGCACCTCGGCAAGGAAAAAAGAAGTT GCGCATGGCAGAGTTTGTGGACTCCGAAGCCGAGCTCTCGGGCAGCGACGTCGGGAGTGAGGATGAGGACGACTGCGGCGAGGACGAGtacgaggaagaggagctgcttGACGAGCTGCCGTCTGATGAAGAGCTGCAAGACCAGGTCAACAAGATCCACAT GAAGCATGTTCTTGACGATGACAAGCGGCGCCTGCGGCTCTACCAGGAGCGGTACCTCGCCGACGGGGACCTGCACTCAGACGGCCCGGGCCGTGCTCGCCGATTTCGCTGGAAGAACATTG ACGACAACTTCGACATGAATGGTTTGGGTGTTGAGggtgaggaagaagaggaggaggaagagttgGACCAGGCTGAGCTGCAGCGAAGGAAAGAGCGCCTGGAGAGGGAGCAGTGGCTACGGGAACAG TCAGAGACCAAGGCCAAGAAGGGGGAGGACTTGGAAATGGATGAGGAGAAAATCGGGGAGGAAGACAGCCAGTTCATGAAGCTTGCTAAAAAACTGACAGCCAAGAAACTACAGAAGAAAG agctTCATGTTGCACCCCAGCAAGAGACGAGAGGCCCATCTCAGAACCCGTTCCAGAGGCCCTCCCAACCCAACATG GTGAAGAGGGGCTCTCTGTTGAGCCAGCCCCGCTCCGTGCTGCAGAAGCTGGCCTGCATCTCTGAGGGGAACCCCCTTGCCCCTCGCAACACCCGAGGGTTCGTCTTTCAAAGCCTGTCACCAGAGAAGGAGGCCTCGACCACCGAGGCCCCCAAAAAACAG ATAAAGAAGAGGGGACAAGTGGAGGTTTTGGCCCCAGCTGCCAAGCGGCCATGTCGGGAAAACGGTGCAACAGCAGCCAAAGGACCCCAGAGAAGTATCTTCCGTTACCTGGAGAACTAA
- the LOC105027901 gene encoding claspin isoform X3, whose protein sequence is MGSPIESMQMASEMISNTVDLQDSDDDDITVHRRSRGHKALRDSDSEEEARAGPENGVEMADPLVLSASSGDEMKTAEEGDKSRSKRSRIAPINSDESAPEEEDKPVRKELKQKREKSQRHREKKEKRSKAVERLKKRERPEEEIPRPLNDSGCLLGDNDLYDAGLDEEEEEEEEESLDAIRAAVKQKAKKHKEPLFDDEEEESGPKHRPQERKAARASKEAMKQLHSESQRLVRESSCGLPYHMPEPKSIDQFFRRRARPEGPAMALLKSAKYEDLIKEAPPPPNPPKEPQSSQLLSLTQPTATSSPHRENHSRAEETSLTQETDDHEAPLPALATIMQGAKMVDSAEVLPQDLPGDGRLEQHQAEVSDMQAPEKESTDGDAALPQPATASVEAVLLPLYKPKKDRLARLRELGVEPPPVHKLCMDEGSFDLEPPQLNPGVEALKERFLRHVQPVARPRGERTVQLSVVRKDSNEELRQETVTTTIKEGEEEAAHTAPGEKLTSLKSRLQLAMAVKRQEERERKAALHRLDNEDCGEEDEEEEEMTESEGEEGVDELLGGGDADGEDEGDEDEGGSVVQRDVRSPSPLRLKGPSPPPDLLHTDGTLMLFANSSCSRTGDGVKRTGPGGRESYSKMEEDDSLSLAKDNSSLELQASMLPSYQPVNRNSAGGRGLSARAFRSPSPCFFRPSFLGSASRSSGKLSEPSLSLPVEDSQDLYAPPSPVESPDPLGASSQGRFSLEDDTHSQLLDADGFLNVGPRAGPPRSHKRQLLLDSLDENAMDANMGELLGLCSGGFGKAGGAGASQEDELLGLCSGAFPSSQKRGEESVRGLIGTTQEDELLGLCSGVFPVTQAEKDGAEGRKREEEKMELEMDRDSDMDQLLGLCSGKFTTQGLSQVNTSCSPHLSAAEDSSKKLDEEEEEEKEEEDCEFRLLSDVESHSEQEDDDDEEDGEKDKENEVEDEEREAVFAPRQGKKKLRMAEFVDSEAELSGSDVGSEDEDDCGEDEYEEEELLDELPSDEELQDQVNKIHMKHVLDDDKRRLRLYQERYLADGDLHSDGPGRARRFRWKNIDDNFDMNGLGVEGEEEEEEEELDQAELQRRKERLEREQWLREQSETKAKKGEDLEMDEEKIGEEDSQFMKLAKKLTAKKLQKKELHVAPQQETRGPSQNPFQRPSQPNMVKRGSLLSQPRSVLQKLACISEGNPLAPRNTRGFVFQSLSPEKEASTTEAPKKQIKKRGQVEVLAPAAKRPCRENGATAAKGPQRSIFRYLEN, encoded by the exons ATGGGTTCCCCAATAGAGAGCATGCAGATGGCTTCGGAGATGATTTCCAACACTGTTGACCTACAAG ATTCAGATGATGACGACATCACAGTGCACCGTCGTTCCCGTGGTCACAAGGCCCTGAGGGACAGTGATAGTGAGGAAGAGGCGAGGGCTGGGCCGGAGAATGGCGTTGAGATGGCAGATCCTCTGGTCCTATCAGCGTCCAGTGGCGATGAGATGAAGACTGCAGAGGAAGGGGACAAATCACGGAGCAAGAGGTCCCGGATAGCCCCTATCAACAGTGATGAGAGCGCcccagaggaggaggacaagCCTGTAAGGAAGGAGTTGAAGCAGAAGAGGGAAAAGAGCCAGCGacacagagagaagaaagagaagcGCAGCAAGGCTGTGGAACGCctgaagaagagggagagacctGAGGAG GAGATCCCCCGCCCACTGAATGACAGTGGTTGTCTCCTTGGCGACAATGACCTGTATGATGCTGGtttggatgaggaggaggaggaggaggaggaagagtctCTGGATGCCATCAGAGCAGCAGTCAAGCAGAAAGCCAAAAAGCACAAG GAGCCTTTATttgatgatgaagaggaagagtcTGGACCAAAACACCGCCCCCAGGAGAGGAAGGCTGCTCGAGCCAGCAAGGAGGCCATGAAACAACTGCACAGCGAGAGCCAGAGGCTGGTCCGGG AGTCCTCATGTGGCCTGCCCTACCATATGCCTGAGCCCAAGAGCATCGACCAGTTCTTCAGAAGGAGAGCCCGACCCGAAGGACCTGCTATGGCATTACTGAA GTCTGCAAAGTATGAGGATTTGATAAAAGAGGCACCACCTCCCCCCAACCCTCCCAAAGAGCCCCAATCCTCCCAGCTCCTGTCACTCACCCAGCCCACGGCCACGTCCTCCCCGCACCGGGAGAACCACAGCAGGGCAGAGGAGACCTCCCTCACTCAGGAGACTGACGACCATGAAGCCCCACTACCAGCGCTCGCCACCATCATGCAGGGGGCCAAGATGGTGGATAGTGCTGAGGTTCTGCCACAGGACTTGCCAGGTGATGGACGTCTAGAGCAGCACCAGGCGGAGGTCTCGGACATGCAAGCCCCGGAGAAGGAGTCCACGGATGGGGACGCAGCTCTACCCCAACCCGCCACAGCCAGTGTGGAGGCCGTACTGCTGCCACTCTACAAACCCAAGAAGGACCGGCTGGCAAGACTACGGGAGCTTGGGGTGGAGCCTCCGCCTGTCCACAAACTGTGTATGGATGAAGGCTCCTTCGACCTGGAACCTCCTCAGCTCAACCCAG GCGTTGAGGCGTTGAAGGAACGTTTCCTCCGGCATGTCCAGCCCGTGGCCCGGCCCCGAGGGGAACGCACTGTGCAGCTCAGCGTCGTCCGGAAAGACAGCAACGAGGAGCTCCGCCAGGAGActgtcaccaccaccatcaaggagggggaggaggaggccGCGCACACTGCACCTG GAGAGAAGCTGACCAGCCTCAAGTCCCGTCTGCAGCTGGCCATGGCCGTAAAGAGACAGGAGGAGCGGGAGCGCAAGGCCGCCCTCCACCGCCTCGACAACGAGGACTGTGgcgaggaagatgaggaggaagaggaaatgACCGAGTCCGAGGGGGAGGAG GGTGTGGATGAACTGCTCGGGGGTGGTGATGCCGATGGCGAGGATGAGGGGGATGAGGATGAGGGAGGCAGCGTGGTCCAGAGAGACGTTAGGAGCCCCTCCCCGTTAAGGTTAAAGGGTCCCTCCCCGCCCCCTGACCTGCTCCACACAGACGGAACCCTCATGCTGTTTGCCAACAGCTCCTGTTCGCGCACCGG AGATGGTGTGAAGAGGACCGGGCCTGGCGGTCGAGAAAGCTACTCTAAAATGG AGGAGGACGACTCTCTATCTCTGGCCAAGGACAACAGTAGTTTGGAGCTGCAGGCCTCCATGCTGCCATCCTACCAGCCCGTCAACCGCAACAGCGCGGGGGGGCGGGGCCTGTCGGCAAGGGCCTTCCGCTCGCCCTCACCCTGCTTCTTCAGGCCCAGCTTCCTGGGTTCCGCCTCCAGG AGCTCAGGGAAGCTGTCTgaaccctccctctccctgcctgtcgAGGACTCCCAGGACCTGTACGCTCCCCCCTCGCCCGTCGAGTCGCCTGACCCCCTGGGGGCCTCCTCCCAGGGCCGCTTCTCCCTGGAGGATGACACGCACTCCCAGCTCCTGGACGCCGACGGCTTCCTCAACGTTGGGCCCCGGGCCGGCCCCCCGCGCTCCCACAAACGACAGCTCCTGCTGGACAGCTTGGACGAGAACGCCATGGACGCCAACATGGGGGAGCTGCTGGGGCTGTGCTCCGGAGGTTTCGGGAAGGCCGGTGGAGCCGGGGCCTCGCAGGAGGATGAATTGCTAGGGCTGTGTTCGGGGGCGTTTCCCTCTAGTcaaaagagaggggaggagagcgTGCGAGGGTTGATAGGGACGACACAAGAAGACGAGCTCCTGGGGCTGTGTTCCGGAGTGTTCCCCGTCACCCAGGCTGAGAAGGATGGAgcggaggggaggaagagggaagaggagaagatGGAGCTGgaaatggacagggacagtgatATGGATCAGCTGCTCGGCCTTTGCTCTGGGAAGTTCACTACTCAAG GCCTCTCCCAGGTCAACACAAGCTGCTCTCCTCACCTTTCAGCTGCTGAGGACAG TAGTAAGAAGctggatgaagaggaggaggaggagaaagaagaggaggatTGTGAGTTTCGACTTCTGTCAGATGTGGAGAGTCATAGTGAGCAG GAGGACGATGATGACGAAGAGGAtggagaaaaagacaaagagaatgAGGTGGAGGACGAGGAGAGGGAGGCTGTGTTTGCACCTCGGCAAGGAAAAAAGAAGTT GCGCATGGCAGAGTTTGTGGACTCCGAAGCCGAGCTCTCGGGCAGCGACGTCGGGAGTGAGGATGAGGACGACTGCGGCGAGGACGAGtacgaggaagaggagctgcttGACGAGCTGCCGTCTGATGAAGAGCTGCAAGACCAGGTCAACAAGATCCACAT GAAGCATGTTCTTGACGATGACAAGCGGCGCCTGCGGCTCTACCAGGAGCGGTACCTCGCCGACGGGGACCTGCACTCAGACGGCCCGGGCCGTGCTCGCCGATTTCGCTGGAAGAACATTG ACGACAACTTCGACATGAATGGTTTGGGTGTTGAGggtgaggaagaagaggaggaggaagagttgGACCAGGCTGAGCTGCAGCGAAGGAAAGAGCGCCTGGAGAGGGAGCAGTGGCTACGGGAACAG TCAGAGACCAAGGCCAAGAAGGGGGAGGACTTGGAAATGGATGAGGAGAAAATCGGGGAGGAAGACAGCCAGTTCATGAAGCTTGCTAAAAAACTGACAGCCAAGAAACTACAGAAGAAAG agctTCATGTTGCACCCCAGCAAGAGACGAGAGGCCCATCTCAGAACCCGTTCCAGAGGCCCTCCCAACCCAACATG GTGAAGAGGGGCTCTCTGTTGAGCCAGCCCCGCTCCGTGCTGCAGAAGCTGGCCTGCATCTCTGAGGGGAACCCCCTTGCCCCTCGCAACACCCGAGGGTTCGTCTTTCAAAGCCTGTCACCAGAGAAGGAGGCCTCGACCACCGAGGCCCCCAAAAAACAG ATAAAGAAGAGGGGACAAGTGGAGGTTTTGGCCCCAGCTGCCAAGCGGCCATGTCGGGAAAACGGTGCAACAGCAGCCAAAGGACCCCAGAGAAGTATCTTCCGTTACCTGGAGAACTAA